Genomic window (Larimichthys crocea isolate SSNF chromosome V, L_crocea_2.0, whole genome shotgun sequence):
GGCTGTTGTAGTCCGTTTTGTTCCACTGCCTGTTGTAGGTATTCCTCAATGTCTGGATCACTGTATAAATCAGTCACTTGCCTTGCCTCAGGAAACACATCCAGTTTCCTGTCTTCAACAGCAAATCCACAGTCCCTTGAACCAAATCTGCAAAATTAGATGATACAATGATAATAAGGACAAGGTTTGAAGTGGCCAGTGTtagatttgtttgcttgttgatATACAGAAATTTATAAACAATGGTAGAAGACATAGTTTCTAAATTCAAGAATGGATTATACCTGTCAGACCAGGACgggaatgaggactcagatgcagaggatATAGCAAAAAGCCACACTTTATTGAGGTCTGAATCTTCTTAGAAGAGTGATGAAAGAAATAGGCTATGAAACTCTGACTATTCCTAAGAGACCTGGCTAGTATGACGGGGCATAGCACACCTCACAAGAGGGAAAACACATAAAGGGGAGGGAACAAGATtatctacaaacaaggaaaacacaagacTAATCTAGAAATGAAAATTCtctcaaggaggaaaataaaacactatataataaacacaaaacgctcccgaaggaggaaaaccaaatctaaacaaaaggGATCAAACAAAAGGGCTCACCTAAACAGGGACTCTACTGATATCTAAAGGtctaacaaaaaaatcactccataagcgggaggacaaaaactgtaacaacagaaaacaaaaatagaatacTAAACTTTTGAAAAGGTtaatcaacaaaaaatcactcttaaagAGGAAGACGACAACAACTTACGTGACAAAAcaaatttcttttttctggCGCTAATCAATGCTGAAAACTCACAGATGCTTTGGACGCAACATATGCTTTGGGACAAAGCATTCTTTTCCCAAAACTCCAGCAAGTGATCTTCTCACTTCGCAATAGTGAACATCGCTCTGTCCCCAACGTTTTTGAGATGTGTTTGCTgccattattttaaaatgagctaaatttttgtttattttctattgggaataaaatatgggttgtgagatttgcaaatcaggcattcttttttatttacattttacacagcgcccaacttttttggaattagGGTTGTAATGTGTCAGGCCGaaactcaaaacaggactcagaagCTGAGGTGGTCAGTGAGGCATATTTATTGGAGACAACAAACCTCTCGTCAGAGTGATCTGAAACAAAAGGTTATAAAATTAACCTGAAGGGAGAACCAGGCCAAACAAAGATAACAGAAAACAACGcctaaggaggaaaaactctaatACCGGTGTGGAGGGCGGGGCATCTACATTTAAAGCACGCCCTGTCCGGTGGGGCAAGAGGTAGCTCCCTGCCTTTATAGGACAGGTGAGGGCAATTAGTACCTCTTTGTCTGAGGCCTGGTTGTGTGGCAGGGTTGCTGTGGCTGGTGGTTAAGGGAGATTGAATAAGAAAGATGTTGTTATATTGGCCCTTATGAGGCCTTTTGGTATATTTAAGTTGTGGTGTGACTGTCCGAGGGTGATCCAGATTGAGCTCTGTGGTCCTGTGCTGAAGAGGTATGTGTTAGTGAACTTTTGGAGTTTCTTcattaaaactgtaaacatatCACTAATATAGATAGGATCTCTCTTTAGAAAAGACTCAGCTCTTCCTGTTTTAAACCAGAGTGGAGCCCAGCAACTATTGGTCGCTTTTCAGCTAAGCCCCACATTGACTGAGATTTAAGGCCAGAAAAAAATTTCAGataataatttctctttctaGGTCAATAACTAAGATGCTGAAACCATTTTTTGGCCTTGCCATTGCTCAGGATCTGGATGTAGACCCCCTCAAGATCTCTGCCACTGACATCGTGTAGCAGTGTCTGCCAACACACTTATGAATTGTGCTGCTCCTAAATCTCAGCTGCACAGCCCTCCCACAGCTCATCATAAATGACATTTCCAAACCTGAAAAATAAGAAGTAGTAGTTAGGACAACGTATTCACAAGGTATTATAGTTTTAGTTGTCTTGTAGATCAGACAAGTAAGGAAGGATAGATGTAATCATACGCTTAGAGTTTCGGCTGTAGCTTCAGCCTTCGTCGGAGCTGGTCAAAGCGTCGTTGGTGTGACGTGTCTTAAACAGCTGACAGGGCCGgaaaacctttcaaaataaagttcccAGCCTCACGCCGCCGGTGGAGAACGGTGTCCCAAGTATGTGGGAGACACGTTACACCAAGACGCTTTGACAAGCTCCAACGAAGGCTGAGAGCTACAGCCGAAATTGTAAGCAGGTATGATTGTTTTGGATCTAAACAGTATGAGCACATATGAAACTGTATGAGCAAATTTACACAACTACAAATTTGTAACTTTTAGTTTTGAACTTTAACTCACCTTCGACATGCCACATCGAGCAATATTGGGACCCGACATCAACACACACGTTCTTCTTTAGAAGAGCGTCCTGTCTTTTCGAAAGACATGAGGGCTGCTCCGATTTAATATGTGTGGTAGGCAGCGTTGATTAGCTCAGTGGTAGCCCGTCTCGCCCAAACTATCAGCGGACCGGCAGCCGGGTTGTCCACCACCACCGCTTAGCCACCAACACAGCAAATGATTTCTACTCTTATCATGAGCATCCATGGCATGCTTGATGAAATTTTTggtagctttaaaaaaaacgcCCCCGCCCGGTCAGCCTTCGCTGGAAattgcagacaaacacaacagaacatttCACTTCCGTTGCTAAGTTTTAGCCATGTATACTGTTGAGTCCATGAGGAAATAAAaagcctccttcttcttttctgcctCGTAGTTTCTCTTTAGCGgaatttttctttatattcctTGTCTAAATGGTGGTTTGGCAAACAACTTTAACGTTTTTCTTGAATCCAAATCTCAAATTTCGATTTACCCATCTGGGCCAGTGACTGGCCAATCAACTTGCCCTGCATGTACTTTACTGGCCCCGGCCATGGGTTATGAtggatgggtgtgtgtgggtgtacatAGGATATGGCACCCTCCTTGCATGCAGTGTGGTAGAATGTGAAGGTGTATGGTCGCCTATACACCGACACAGGATTGTAGGGTAGCTTACTTTGCAGTGGttgcagtgatttttttattttattttttgtgcacGCATAGTGGTTCCTATTGGGGTCTGTGATAGAATCTCCCCCACAGAAGTCCTGCCTATTGTCGTAGCCATTTTATCCTCTATTGTATTTCAATGTTAAGCCATTTGCTATTTATATATTAGTAGTTGTAAATTACTTTagtattgtgaaataaaataacttgaCTAATCTggcagtttcttcttctctttgtgttttcagtccgTTGCCAATActtctttttcaaataaatattcctTGAACTGAAATGCACATCTCCTGCTCTTTTTAAACTCTATTTGCCCCCCTTTGTAACCTGGGTGGGGTCACAGTTAATgcaaaattatcaaaatcactctcaaggaagaaaatcaaaaggctacaaacattaaaactaaacCACTAGCAATGATCGCTTCTCAGAATAATCTGTGTCAGGGACCTCTCATTACTTTGACATCACATTGCCCTTTTAGAACTTTGTAGATCCATTTTCTGAGTAAAAACATGCTGCCAATTGATGATAAAACTGTCGTCTCCTCTAACAAAAActgacagactgtctaaatgAGTTTACAGAAGGACACAGTGCACATTCACTCACGGCGGCTTTGTCTTTgaacactgacaggtgttttCATGATTCCCAAAGACAGCGTCTGGCCAATAAAAGAGGTTCTCTTAGATTTGCATCCATTAAAGGAGCAGCAATTGACCACAGTCACTGACTCTAAGTCAGGGATAGTCAGggactttgtgttttgattattattgttattattaatttgtttgAGCTGatcttgtaaaaatgtgtacattGATGAAGATGTCAGTCTAACATTTAAGTCCATTACTTTACTTGTTCGGCCATGTTTGCAATGTTGACAGAGGGCTGGAGCTGATCTCAAGTGACACTGAGCAAGAATGCTTATTTTAAACTAAACCATTTCCATGAACCCAACCACACTTTAAACGAGCAGTGTCACTTCACgaactaatttattttattcatttttgggAAGGCACAGACAAACGACAACCATCTATTTCACCACAGAGTGGGTGTGGTTATGAGTAATAGTACAGATTTTACAGCTCCGTTGTTtacaagagagaaacagagagagagagcctcaTGGTTAATAACAGTATTTCCCAGCTGTGCTGCGCTAAGAAATAGTAACACAAACAGGACAATCTGTGATTAAAAATACTGTAACTGTCCTTAACTTATATGTAAGTAAATGAATGTATATGTTATGTAGTATATAGGATCGGCGCTAACCTCACAGCCACAGACGCCCTTCTACTCTCCTACTCTCCAGAATGAATTAGAAAGTGTCAGTCTCCACTGTGTCATCCTGACTAGAAAACTGAGAAGCCAACTTCTTGTCACCTCCAATTCCCTCTGTGATTTGTCACTTTGTCCATTAGTTGAGCTGATCTGTCAACAAGTGGCAGCACCGACGTACAACATCTTTCTATGTCCGTTTCAGATGTCCTCCGATGGGTCCCAATCTCAATGTCCTGCCCACAGATTCACAAAaatatcattaataataatgcacAATTATTGTTAAGATattgaatatgaaatataaattttTGGCACAGGCTAATGAATGCAAGTGTTATATAATAAGCTAGTGTACATAATTGGTGGGTGTTACAACAGGCCACCAGTGCAAGTTATTATGATGGACACTTGTTAACTGTATATCGGATTGTGTCGTTTCACAGACTTGGACAACATCAATATATTACTAAGCAATCATCATGCATGGTATGTAccaaagagaacaaacaaattGTTCATTATATCagatgtttttatagttttttatgtaaaacaagCATATATTATTACAGCGTGATATCTGGACTACTGTACTGTGACCCTACAACTCATAgaaacatgcaaataaacagaatttaGCAAAGTAAGAACATTTCTTCATCAACCTGTGCAGTGCCATTTAGAAAACATGCTgcaaaatacaacacacactaacacctACAAATACACACCACATTACAGAGACGTGCTTAAACAGCAAGCTTAGGAGCTGTTTGACtcataaagtttaaaaaaatgtcgtTTGGTGTGTGTCAAGTGACTGACGTGCTACCAGAACTTCACTCTTGTGGCAGGGCTCCAGAAAGGGAAAGTTCCTTTCTGTAGTACCAGTATCTGTAACTTTATAGAAATCATATAGGTATTACCTTCCTCAGTGGTGATGATAATGATTGTACAGCCTGCAGGTCATCGTTCAACACTGGTGAACCGGAGATAAAAAGTTTAATAACTGTCATAAACACTAACCTCCACAGAAAGAACTGAAACGACAGACAACATTCACTTTTTGGCTCTGCAAGGTCCTGCTGCCGGTCACCTTCAGCGCAGTCCAGTAGCAGAAGCCAGTCCACACAATAAACAGGTGACACGATCACGTCCTCAATGAGTGTGTGGTCCActgatgttgttgttctctGTAGTTGTTGCATGTTTCTGGGTTGTGTCTCTTTGAAGTGTGACCTTAACAGCAACCCTGTTTTGTCCCCGGCTGACTTCAACAGCAACTGTTTTTGCTGATGGAGCTAAATAGGAGGGCGGTTTATGTTGTTCTGAAATCCATGCTAGCCTATTGCTCTTCAGATTTGCATAACAATATAAACTGTTTAGAAAGAGTGCTTAAATACTGAAGCACTTCTTAaggctgtgtgggtgtgcaggctcctcgctctctctctctccctctctctctctctcttcatctcttctctctctgataGGTCCCTTTTACCTGTGGATTCTACAAAACTCTGCCTAATGTCTTCAGAAAAATGCACGTATTTGTAATCGCAGTGACTTGAAGTTTCACTTTACGTTTCAACTTGATACTtttttaagtaatattttctgcTCAATCCTATTTTTGAACAAACACGCCtacaaaaatcataaaataaaatgccgTGGACACTGATCTGCATTAaaaggtaaatggactgtacttatatagcgcctttctagtcttccgaccactcaaaggCACACTACATATCTCACTTTTCACACCCATTcaatacactgatggcattggctactggcaaggtgccaactgctcatcagtttaaggatttacacattcaaacacaccgatggcacagccttcgggagcaattggggttcagtatcttgcccaaggacacttcgcATGCAGACcgggagccgggggatcgaaccggatcatctgattagtgagaccgctctgcctgtgagccacatgCGGCAGATTTCACTGCTGCGCGCAGCAACTGAGTGAAGCAGAGGCATGCTCCACGGTTTAGACTCCGTCCTCCTGCCGGCGGcaactcacaccgggcacgTGATGGCAGTGTAGcaagccggccgtattcacacgAGGTCACGCGGAATCCTGAATGTACGCGAGACCTGtgtaaaagaaacaacaacaacaaacagctgactttgcttctccgacgtggaggagtTATAAAAAGCATcgttgtgtcataaatgattgtgtgttgtgccactcaacaattagtctctcttGTTCATgattgagaccctttgatcgattgactgctgacctggtgccaccggtcatgacgtaacgtgtGATGTGAAGTTggtgataggctacatgaactgcgtattgtgtttttattttgaagggggtggaagtgtattacgttgattctgtgttggatttGCTTGTCTGGTGCAAACTGGCAGCAGCTCCGGTAACCACGGCGCAGCCGGTTCCTGGTGCTCGCTCACGGTGGAGTTCTGCTCGCTCGAAGCAAATACTTTTTACAGTTTGGGGCCAGAGACCAAGGCTGACCTCTTAGATTGGTAATTTTTCCAGcgtttttcagttttctgctgATGACAGCTCCAGAAATGTGTAGCATGTGGGTTGTTTTGAATTTATTGAAGTTCgtcaaaatgtattattcattcAGAGTAAATTTTATTTAGTCAGTACGTTATTGTTGctggtttttttattttcattttatgtaaggcttctttatgtttttttattttgacagatggTAGTTTTCCATAGCAAGTGGTCAGTTCATCCTTTCTCAGTACTGTGGTACATATTCAGCCAATTcacattgtaagattaatttcaattaaatcaaaaatgtatgtatgttttggctttgtttaCGAAGACGGGGagtaaaattaaagaaattgGTATGATTAAAGTACTCTCTTTGAACATGAATGGACAAATAAAtcccattaaaatgaaatgtgtacTACAAcaggtaaagaaagaaaaacaggaattGTCTATCTCCAGAAACCCTTTAAACGATGTGGAACATTTAAGTTGGAGAAACTGGCAGGAGACCAGTATCCCACTCTTCTCACACTACAGCCAAGAGAGGAGTAGCAATTCTTATTAATAAgagttttgtgtttcaaataGAAAAGTGTTTCAGAGATAAAGAGGGAAGATAGTAATGGTAAAggtgaaaagacaaacaatgtaTAACTTTGGTTAATGTTTATAATCCACCAGGGACAGGagaagaaatgttcaaaaaatACTGCATCTGATCATGATGAAGCAAAAGGTATAACAATATATGGGGGGACTTTAATTtgttatgacaaaaaaaatggatacacaaagtaaaagtaaacaTAAGGCAGTGAAGCAGCAGCCCATGGAAAAAGCTGAAATGATAGAGGATTATTGGAGTTGGCGACATTACACCCCCAAGAGAGGGGCTATACTTTCTACTCTGACGCGCACAATGTGTTTTCAAGACTGGATTATTCTTTCATGTTAAAGGGGATATTGCAAAAGTTTCTAATGTGAGATACTACCTATATCTATACTGATCATGCGCCAGTAATAATGGAGATATACTTGAATACAGAAAAGGGAGAAACTCTATGGAGAATGAATAATTCACTAAAGAAGATCAGGCATTTAAGGAAAATAGGAGAACAGCATTAAATCCTTCTTCGAGATTAACGATAATGGGGAGGTGAGTAACAATATTATGGGAAGCAGCTAAAGCAACATTAAGAGGAGAAATCATAGCATACTCATCTTggaaaaagaagggaaagagttagaaacaaaaatgaaggaCCTACAAAAAGAATACGAAAGGGTAAGGACAAAGGAAGTATatgcacaattaaaacataaccAAAAAAGCACTTCAAGCAATAGAAGTAAAagattgagaaaaaaataacattagtAAAAACTTTTTGAATAATAGCCCTAAAGCCACTGAAAAAACTGTCATCCAAACTGAAGAAACAGCAAGAAAAATCTACAGTAGCTATGATTAAAAAACGGTGCCCTCTATAGGGGAAAATCAAAAATCGCTACATGCTTAAGGGAATTTTCAAGACCTTTATACTGCAGAACTATGCGAGTAGGCAGGATATCCAGAATTATTTAAAGCAATTAAGTCTCCTGTAGTGACTCAggaccaaaacaaaaattagTACAGTCAATAACAGAGGAAGAGATAGTAAACGTTATTTCAGAAAAGCAAAAACTGGTAGACATGCTGGTAGTGATGATCAGTGATTTACAAAGAAGGGAAAGATTCAGAAAACTGCTCATCATATAGACCCATATCACTACTGAATGGGATCAAAAGATATTTACAGCAGTAATGGCGAGTGGACTTTCAGATTTACTCCTGAGTTAATAATTTTGATCAAACTGGTTTTGTTAAAGATCGTTTCCTTGGTGATAATATTCGAAAGACAATTTATATTGTGGATCATGCcttaagaaaagaaatcaatgttGACTTAATGCTGGATGCAGAAAAGGCATTTGATTGTTTATATGGCCTTTTCTAATGGGATATGTAAAAAAATTGGCTTCCATCGAGATTCATAAACTTGTTAAAGGGCATGTACAAGGATTCAAGCGCAAAGGTAAGAGTAAATGGACACTTTCTGAAAAATTTACAATCAAAAGGGATACAAAAACAAGGGGATCCATTATCACCACAGTTGTTTGCTTTATGTATTGAACCACTCAACagagaataagaaaaaacatgaagataaAAGGACTCCTTATTGAGGATATGGAACATAAAATGCATTGTACACTGATGATGTAATTTTATATTTGACAATATATGTAACTCCTTACCTATATTAATGGAGGAAATAGGAAATAGGAAAATATAGCTTCCTGTCAGGATACAAATTaacttaaacaaaacagaagcaaTGGAATGGTAATTCACTAAGCcgtggttcccaaactttttctGCTGGGCCCCCCTTTGGTACATAAGAATttctcttccccccccccccacacaccacacacaccacaacacacacacacacaaacacaattaaaNNNNNNNNNNcacacacacacacacacaaacacaattaaaggacatacattttgttttcagagtcCTTTTTATTACATTGTAATTAATATAAACCTCAACCCTAACTGCAGATTGTAAGTGTCAAAcgtcaaccttttttttttttttttttgaaaaaataaaagtgaactgCCATAAACAGCAGATTGTAATTAATGTAACAGTTTTCAAGCATTTTAATGCCTGTGTAAGTATGTTCAGTGtaacaagtttctttttttatgttcaacATTTAATCGTGTATTTTTGAAAAAATTGCCTCTCTGCAAAAAACTccctgagaggaaaacaaaaacaaaaatgttcaaaaatgacACCTCTCATCTTTTTAGTGACTGGTGTGGGCCTGCTTCATGCTGCAGATCTTTTCAAATCTTGGTGGCAACTTTGAGATTGCCACCCTGAGTTCATTCTCAATGTCCATCTTTGacctgtattttgttttgatggaGGCCACAGCAGAAAATCCTATCTCGCATAGGTAGGATGTGGCAAAAGGAAGGAGTGTGGCCAGGGCTCTCTTGCCAAGAAGTGGATACTGTTTCTCCACTCCAATCCAGAATGCAGCCAGTGTCTTCGACTGAAACTGCAGCCTCAGTGTTGAGTCAGAGGTGACATCTATGAACTGTTCCTCCTCTGGTGTGCTTAAGTCGGCAGGTGGTGATGCACTGAAAGGATCACGGATCCAATCATATTGTTTTGGATCCTGCATCAGGAAATATCTCTGGAAATGTTTCTGAAGGGCAGAGATGTGTTCTTCCATGCATGGGATCACTGTGTTCTGCAGCTTGTTGTCTTCAATGAATGATTTCAGGTTCTCAAATGAGTCCACACGTCCAACTTTCACTCGCTGCAGCCACATCTCAAGTTTTCTGACGAATGACGTGATTTTATCTGCCAGCTGTGGCAGGTGAGTATTTTTTCCCTGCAACTGTAGATTCAGCTCGTTGAGTTTCAGAAACATGTCACTGAGGTATGCAAGTTTCATGAGGAACTTGTTACAGTAAAAATTATCTGCAAGATCGCTGCGCTCTTCCTTCAAAAAGATGCGTATTTCATCTCGCAGCTCCAGGACCCTGGACAGCACTTTCCCACGTGACAGCCATCGGGACTCGCTATGAAAGAGGACAGCTGTGTGATCGGAGCCCATTTCCTCACACAGTGCCGAAAAAATTCGGGCTTTGACAGGTCTTGTTTTAATGTAGTTCACTGTAGCAATGACGTGGGTCATTACATCATTTAGCTCGGGACTCAGCTGTTTAGAAGCCAGCGCTTCGCGGTGTATCATGCAGTGCGTCCAGTGCGCATTGGGGGAGACGCGCTTGATGAGCGCTTGCAGCCCTCCCCGTATCCCAGCCATAGCCCGCGCCCCGTCTGTGCAGATCCCCACACAGTCCTCCCATTTCAGATTGGCCTCTTTCAAGTAAGTGTCAATGATTTTAAACAGTTCTTCTGCTGTGGCCCTGCCAGTAATTTGTTTGCAGAAAAGCAATTCCTCTCTCATGTCATCTCCATCTATGAATCGGACATAAGTTATCAGTAAACAGTCTTTGTTACTGTCAGTGGCTTCATCCATCTGCAGGGAAAAGCGGCCGTCTCGCACCTTATCATTAAGCTGCTCTTCGATGTCCTTTGATATATCATAAATGCGCCTGCCTATGGTGTTGTTAGACAGAGGAATAGCCCTTAGTTTGCTGGCTGCAGAGTCATTAAGCATAACTGAAACCATGTCCATAGCACAGGGAAGTATTAATTCCTCCGCTATTGTGTGCGGCTTTTTACACTGTGCCACTCGGTAGGCAACTTTATATGAGGCGAGTTGAGCATTTGCCGGCACAGATGCAGCTTTAGTAAAGAGGGACTGTTGAGCACGGCAGTTTACAAGTTTGTGTCTGAAAAAGTCAACTGGCTTGTCTTTGTGCTCTGGATGATTCGTCTCCAAGTGGCGTCTTAACTTGTTCGGCTTCAAGCTGTCACAAGCTAGCACTttaagacagacaacacactgcGGTCTCTCCTCGTTACCCACCGTTGTACAGGTGAAGCCAAAAGCCAGATATGCTTCATCATATTTTCTCATCTTTGCCTTGGGAAATTGCTTTGGAAGCACATCTGGTGATGCTTCATCCTCTGCTTTCCGTTTATGCTGTGTCAAGAATTTCTCCATGTTTTGCTAGCAGTGTAACTTAGCCTACcgtatttatattttcattcattcttcccGCGCTCCGCGCCCCCCCTGCAATTGCTCTGCGCCCCCCCTAGGGGGCGCGCCCCCCACTTTGGGAACCACTGCATTAGAGTAATCCCCTTTGTGCTGCAGGGCGggggaccacacacacacactttaacacacacacactttaacacacacacactttaacacacacactttaacacacactaacacaataacacacacacactgtccggAGCGCTCACCTCGACCGTGAACATCGAGATCTGAAAACATCAAAGGATCTTTtgatttcctgtgtgtgtgtttgatttatttcaatccaggtgtgtgtgtgtgtgtgtgtgtgtgggtgtgtgtgaacagGACGTACAGGACATTCAGGTTAGGAATTTATATAAagaacacacacctgcacacacacacacctagatatagacataaaaacacacacctgtgagcAGGTGAACCGGATTCCAGTTATATTTTAACGGTGTGTAATCGCCGCGGTAACGTAACAAATTACTTCAATTGTTCACGTTAACGAGAAGAAGACGTGGTTTCACTAATTAGCTGCAGAGATTAATAAACTTTTATATCAGAGGATAAAAGTCGTGACATGTTTTGAAACTTCACGTGGAAATCTTGTTTTTCGCTCCActggagggggcgtggcctgTCGTGCAGCAGCCAATGGGGTGTTTGTTATGGAGATGAAGGCATGAGGTCGACACTCACGTTGTAGATGCAACAGTTCAGAGAAGGAGAGCGACGTGCGACAGCTCATCCCGTTGGATCTTTAGAACTCGGCTCGGTTCAGGTCGGTAAGTTTACGGTGAAATACGgcgtttttctgtttttctgaaatttaaaaataatttggtaatttaacttttttttttttttttttttacatcagtgtGATAAAAGTCAGGCGTTTAATTCacctaaaacagtttttaattgaACTTTAAGATTCAAAGAAAATACGTCACTTTAaccgttttttttgtttgtttgtgttttaggctgaattattttaaatattcaaaattaACTATTTCAACAGCTCAACAGACTTTCACTGAAAAacaggttatttttttaaaatcacggTATTTTTCCGTTTTTTTCCGTTTTGCCCGGAGACGTGGGCGACGTCTGCTCACAGGAAGGAAACTTTATTTACACTAAACAAGGGCCTTGAGAGTCTGGAAATCTTTGGTTTAGGtaccttgaaagtgcttgaatttgacTCTTGAAAAGCTGCATGAGCTCTGTGTGTAGTTTTGTGGTGTAATGCAGtatgtttgcagtattttcTCAGAGTTTGAAGTGACTGTACTTCGTATCTCCACAGTAAATTTAGTGTTTCAGCTTCAGCAGACGAAAATCTGTCAGCTGACAATTTACTCATGTTTTCCTGTGACTTAAATTAAGTTTAATTGAGTAAATCTGAAatttaactgattaaaaaaaatatagaaaaccaATTAAGCCATGACACGTTTAGAAAaccaaacattttgattttaactGCAGTGCTTTTCTATAAATCTTGTCATAAAgtggtaaaataaatataatttacttagttattgaaataaataagactttattta
Coding sequences:
- the LOC109140268 gene encoding zinc finger BED domain-containing protein 5-like, with translation MEKFLTQHKRKAEDEASPDVLPKQFPKAKMRKYDEAYLAFGFTCTTVGNEERPQCVVCLKVLACDSLKPNKLRRHLETNHPEHKDKPVDFFRHKLVNCRAQQSLFTKAASVPANAQLASYKVAYRVAQCKKPHTIAEELILPCAMDMVSVMLNDSAASKLRAIPLSNNTIGRRIYDISKDIEEQLNDKVRDGRFSLQMDEATDSNKDCLLITYVRFIDGDDMREELLFCKQITGRATAEELFKIIDTYLKEANLKWEDCVGICTDGARAMAGIRGGLQALIKRVSPNAHWTHCMIHREALASKQLSPELNDVMTHVIATVNYIKTRPVKARIFSALCEEMGSDHTAVLFHSESRWLSRGKVLSRVLELRDEIRIFLKEERSDLADNFYCNKFLMKLAYLSDMFLKLNELNLQLQGKNTHLPQLADKITSFVRKLEMWLQRVKVGRVDSFENLKSFIEDNKLQNTVIPCMEEHISALQKHFQRYFLMQDPKQYDWIRDPFSASPPADLSTPEEEQFIDVTSDSTLRLQFQSKTLAAFWIGVEKQYPLLGKRALATLLPFATSYLCEIGFSAVASIKTKYRSKMDIENELRVAISKLPPRFEKICSMKQAHTSH